A single genomic interval of Rhodanobacteraceae bacterium harbors:
- a CDS encoding CPXCG motif-containing cysteine-rich protein: MDAAHVDQLYGLEPVFEAGQDARQRPLDALIEIECPHCWQSYESSADLTLGVQSYIEDCQYCCHPIEIKVTVLDDGRDAMVEARRPDEA; the protein is encoded by the coding sequence ATGGACGCGGCCCATGTCGACCAGCTCTATGGTCTGGAGCCAGTTTTCGAAGCCGGGCAGGATGCACGTCAGCGGCCATTGGATGCGCTGATCGAGATAGAGTGTCCGCATTGCTGGCAGAGTTATGAAAGCAGCGCCGACCTCACCCTCGGCGTGCAGAGCTACATCGAGGATTGCCAGTATTGCTGCCACCCGATCGAGATCAAGGTCACTGTGTTGGACGATGGCCGTGATGCCATGGTGGAGGCGCGACGGCCGGACGAGGCATGA
- a CDS encoding CopD family protein produces the protein MMSYPWIKTLHILFVIAWMAAVFYLPRILVNVAEVGDAAAIRERLLLMGRRLYKFGHIMFAFMVLFGLTLWMHFKIAGPWLHAKLVLVAILFAFYIHSGRYLKKAAAGAALPSSVFFRWYNEIALVLAIPIIYLAVAKSF, from the coding sequence CTGATGAGCTACCCCTGGATCAAGACCCTGCACATCCTTTTCGTCATCGCCTGGATGGCGGCGGTGTTCTATCTGCCCCGCATCCTCGTGAACGTCGCCGAGGTCGGTGATGCGGCCGCCATCCGTGAACGCTTGCTGCTGATGGGTCGCCGGCTGTACAAGTTCGGACACATCATGTTTGCCTTCATGGTCCTGTTCGGCCTGACACTCTGGATGCATTTCAAGATCGCCGGTCCCTGGCTGCACGCGAAACTGGTGCTGGTGGCCATCCTGTTTGCCTTCTACATCCACAGTGGCCGCTATCTGAAGAAGGCCGCCGCCGGCGCCGCCCTGCCCAGTTCGGTGTTCTTCCGCTGGTACAACGAGATTGCACTGGTGCTGGCCATTCCGATCATCTACCTCGCGGTTGCCAAGTCCTTCTGA
- a CDS encoding F0F1 ATP synthase subunit epsilon has protein sequence MSTIRVDVVSAEASVFHGEAKLVVATGEMGELGIAPRHAPLITRLKPGQVRVIQPNDEELFLYVSGGIMEVQPSVVTILTDTAVRAADLDEAAAKQAKEDAEKAIANRTDAIEIAEAQARLAEAAAQLQLINKLRGKH, from the coding sequence ATGTCCACCATCCGCGTCGATGTCGTCAGTGCCGAAGCCTCCGTGTTTCACGGTGAGGCCAAGCTTGTGGTAGCTACCGGCGAGATGGGTGAGCTCGGTATTGCGCCGCGCCATGCGCCCTTGATCACGCGCCTGAAGCCCGGTCAGGTGCGGGTGATTCAGCCCAATGACGAAGAGCTGTTCCTGTACGTGTCCGGCGGCATCATGGAAGTGCAGCCCAGCGTCGTCACCATCCTCACCGATACCGCGGTGCGCGCGGCGGATCTGGACGAAGCTGCGGCCAAGCAGGCCAAGGAAGATGCGGAGAAGGCCATCGCCAACCGCACGGACGCCATCGAGATTGCCGAAGCCCAGGCCCGTCTGGCAGAGGCCGCTGCCCAGTTGCAGCTGATCAACAAGCTGCGCGGCAAGCACTGA
- the atpD gene encoding F0F1 ATP synthase subunit beta, whose protein sequence is MNQGKVVQIIGAVVDVEFPRESVPKVYDALTIAGTEITLEVQQQLGDGVVRTIALGSTDGLKRNLVAENTGKAISVPVGLKTLGRIMDVLGRPIDEAGPIGEDDRWVIHRSAPTYAEQAGGNDLLETGIKVIDLMCPFAKGGKIGLFGGAGVGKTVNMMELINNIAKAHSGLSVFAGVGERTREGNDFYHEMKDSNVLDKVAMVYGQMNEPPGNRLRVALTGLTMAEYFRDEKDPATGKGRDVLLFVDNIYRYTLAGTEVSALLGRMPSAVGYQPTLAEEMGVLQERITSTKTGSITSIQAVYVPADDLTDPSPATTFAHLDATVVLSRNIASLGIYPAVDPLDSTSRQLDPNVIGNDHYDTARRVQSTLQRYKELKDIIAILGMDELSEEDKATVSRARKVEKFFSQPFHVAEVFTGSPGKYVSLKETIRGFKMIVDGEVDHLPEQAFYMVGGIDEAMAKAKEMGVAA, encoded by the coding sequence ATGAACCAAGGCAAAGTCGTACAGATCATCGGCGCCGTCGTCGACGTCGAATTCCCGCGCGAGTCCGTGCCGAAGGTGTACGACGCGCTGACCATCGCCGGCACCGAGATCACGCTGGAAGTGCAGCAGCAGTTGGGTGACGGCGTGGTCCGTACCATTGCGCTCGGTTCTACCGACGGTCTGAAGCGCAATCTGGTTGCCGAGAACACCGGCAAGGCCATTTCGGTGCCGGTGGGTCTGAAGACCCTGGGCCGCATCATGGACGTGCTCGGTCGCCCGATCGACGAAGCCGGCCCGATCGGCGAAGACGATCGCTGGGTGATCCATCGCTCGGCGCCCACCTATGCCGAGCAGGCCGGTGGCAACGATCTGCTGGAAACCGGCATCAAGGTCATCGATCTGATGTGTCCCTTCGCCAAGGGCGGCAAGATCGGCCTGTTCGGTGGCGCCGGCGTCGGCAAGACCGTCAACATGATGGAACTGATCAACAACATCGCCAAGGCCCACTCGGGTCTGTCGGTGTTCGCCGGCGTGGGTGAGCGTACCCGCGAAGGTAACGACTTCTACCACGAGATGAAAGACTCGAACGTGCTCGACAAGGTGGCCATGGTCTACGGCCAGATGAACGAGCCGCCGGGCAACCGTCTGCGCGTGGCGCTGACCGGTCTGACCATGGCCGAGTACTTCCGCGACGAAAAGGATCCGGCCACCGGCAAGGGTCGTGACGTGCTGCTGTTCGTCGACAACATCTACCGCTACACGCTGGCCGGTACCGAAGTGTCGGCACTGCTGGGCCGCATGCCTTCGGCCGTGGGCTATCAGCCGACGCTGGCGGAAGAAATGGGCGTGCTGCAGGAGCGCATCACCTCGACCAAGACCGGCTCGATCACCTCGATCCAGGCCGTCTACGTGCCCGCCGACGATCTGACCGATCCCTCGCCCGCCACCACCTTCGCCCATCTGGACGCAACCGTGGTGCTGAGCCGCAACATCGCTTCGCTGGGTATCTACCCGGCGGTGGATCCGCTCGATTCGACCAGCCGTCAGCTCGATCCGAACGTCATCGGCAACGATCACTACGACACCGCCCGTCGCGTGCAGTCCACGCTGCAGCGCTACAAGGAACTGAAGGACATCATCGCGATCCTGGGCATGGACGAGCTGAGCGAAGAAGACAAGGCCACCGTCTCCCGCGCCCGCAAGGTCGAAAAGTTCTTCAGCCAGCCCTTCCACGTGGCCGAAGTGTTCACCGGCAGCCCGGGCAAGTACGTGTCGCTGAAGGAAACCATCCGCGGCTTCAAGATGATCGTCGACGGTGAAGTCGACCATTTGCCCGAACAGGCCTTCTACATGGTCGGCGGCATCGATGAAGCCATGGCCAAGGCGAAGGAAATGGGTGTGGCGGCGTGA
- the atpG gene encoding F0F1 ATP synthase subunit gamma, giving the protein MAGAREIRTKIKSVQNTRKVTRALEMVSASKIRRAQELMKASRPYAQLMRQVIGHVAKANTEYQHPFLVERDEVSHVGYVIVSTDRGLCGGLNANLFRKLLGEIREWQAKGAQIEVVCIGAKATAFFKRLKVDMVGSVTHLGEKPRVDQLIGAIKVMLDSYMDGRVDRLFVAYNDFVNTMTQKITVDQLLPLLPTDDLDSKHQWDYLYEPSAPEIMDHVLSRYIESLVYQAVLENLASEHAARMVAMKSASDNATKAIDNLTLIYNKARQAAITQEISEIVGGAAAV; this is encoded by the coding sequence ATGGCAGGCGCAAGAGAAATTCGAACCAAGATCAAGAGCGTGCAGAACACCCGCAAGGTGACGCGTGCTCTGGAAATGGTGTCGGCGAGCAAGATTCGTCGTGCGCAGGAGCTGATGAAGGCTTCGCGTCCGTACGCGCAGCTGATGCGCCAGGTCATTGGCCACGTCGCCAAGGCCAACACCGAGTACCAGCACCCCTTCCTCGTCGAGCGTGACGAGGTGTCGCATGTCGGCTACGTCATCGTATCCACCGATCGCGGCCTGTGCGGCGGCCTCAACGCCAATCTGTTCCGCAAGCTGCTCGGCGAGATCCGCGAGTGGCAGGCCAAGGGCGCGCAGATCGAAGTGGTCTGCATCGGCGCCAAGGCCACGGCCTTCTTCAAGCGCCTCAAGGTCGACATGGTCGGCTCGGTCACCCACCTCGGGGAGAAACCGCGGGTGGATCAGCTGATCGGCGCCATCAAGGTGATGCTGGACAGCTACATGGACGGCCGAGTCGATCGTCTGTTCGTGGCCTACAATGATTTCGTCAACACCATGACCCAGAAGATCACGGTCGACCAGCTGCTGCCGCTGCTGCCCACCGACGATCTGGACAGCAAGCATCAGTGGGATTATCTGTACGAGCCCAGCGCGCCCGAGATCATGGATCACGTGCTGTCGCGCTACATCGAAAGCCTGGTGTATCAGGCCGTACTGGAAAATTTGGCCTCCGAACACGCCGCCCGCATGGTGGCCATGAAGTCGGCCAGCGACAACGCCACCAAGGCCATCGACAATCTCACGCTGATCTACAACAAGGCTCGTCAGGCCGCGATCACGCAGGAGATCAGCGAAATCGTCGGCGGCGCGGCAGCAGTTTAA
- a CDS encoding F0F1 ATP synthase subunit alpha, producing MQTQLNPSEISDLIKSRIEKFKTSAEARNEGTIVSVSDGIVRIHGLADVMQGEMIEMPGDTFALALNLERDSVGSVVLGDYEHLREGDTVKTTGRILEVPVGPELLGRVVDALGNPIDAKGPLGAKLSSPIEKVAPGVIWRKSVAQPVQTGYKSVDAMVPVGRGQRELIIGDRQTGKTALAIDTIINQKGSGIKCIYVAIGQKQSSIANVVRKLEEHGALAHTIIVAASASESAAMQYVAAYAGCAMGEYFRDRGEDALIIYDDLTKQAWAYRQISLLLRRPPGREAYPGDVFYLHSRLLERAARVNEEYVEKFTMGEVKGKTGSLTALPIIETQAGDVSAFVPTNVISITDGQIFLETDLFNAGIRPAMNAGVSVSRVGGSAQTKAIKKLGGGVRLALAQYRELAAFAQFASDLDAATRAQLERGQRVTELMKQKQYAPMSVSEMALSLYCVNEGHMDDLPMNKIQAFEKALHQHFHSNHGQLMSDMAVSGDWNKDIEETFKKGIAEFKKTGSW from the coding sequence ATGCAGACGCAACTGAACCCTTCCGAGATCAGCGACCTCATCAAGTCGCGCATCGAAAAGTTCAAGACCTCCGCCGAAGCGCGCAACGAAGGCACCATCGTCTCGGTCTCGGACGGCATCGTGCGTATTCACGGCCTCGCCGACGTGATGCAGGGCGAAATGATCGAGATGCCGGGCGATACCTTCGCGCTGGCCTTGAACCTTGAGCGCGACTCGGTCGGTTCAGTGGTGCTCGGTGACTACGAGCACCTGCGCGAAGGCGATACGGTCAAGACCACCGGCCGCATTCTGGAAGTGCCGGTCGGACCGGAACTGCTCGGCCGCGTGGTCGACGCGCTCGGCAATCCGATTGATGCCAAGGGCCCGCTCGGCGCCAAGCTGTCGAGCCCCATCGAGAAGGTTGCGCCCGGCGTGATCTGGCGCAAGTCGGTCGCCCAGCCGGTGCAGACCGGCTACAAGTCGGTCGACGCCATGGTCCCGGTGGGTCGCGGTCAGCGTGAGCTGATCATCGGCGATCGCCAGACCGGCAAGACCGCACTGGCCATTGACACCATCATCAATCAGAAAGGCAGCGGCATCAAATGCATCTATGTCGCCATCGGCCAGAAGCAGAGCTCGATTGCCAACGTGGTGCGCAAGCTGGAAGAGCACGGCGCCCTCGCCCACACCATCATCGTGGCCGCCTCGGCTTCGGAATCGGCCGCCATGCAGTACGTCGCCGCTTACGCCGGCTGTGCCATGGGCGAATACTTCCGTGACCGCGGCGAAGATGCGCTGATCATCTACGACGATCTGACCAAGCAGGCCTGGGCCTATCGCCAGATCTCACTGCTGCTGCGCCGTCCGCCGGGTCGTGAAGCCTATCCCGGTGACGTCTTCTATCTGCATTCGCGTCTGCTCGAGCGCGCAGCGCGCGTCAACGAGGAGTACGTCGAGAAGTTCACGATGGGCGAGGTCAAGGGCAAGACCGGTTCACTGACCGCACTGCCGATCATCGAAACCCAGGCCGGTGACGTTTCGGCCTTCGTGCCGACCAACGTGATCTCGATCACCGACGGCCAGATCTTCCTCGAAACCGATCTGTTCAATGCCGGTATCCGCCCCGCCATGAACGCCGGCGTCTCGGTGTCCCGCGTCGGCGGCTCGGCCCAGACCAAGGCCATCAAGAAGCTCGGCGGCGGTGTGCGACTGGCACTGGCGCAGTATCGTGAGCTGGCCGCCTTCGCCCAGTTCGCTTCCGATCTGGACGCCGCCACCCGCGCCCAGCTGGAACGCGGTCAGCGCGTCACCGAGTTGATGAAGCAGAAGCAGTACGCCCCGATGTCGGTCTCTGAAATGGCGCTGTCGCTGTATTGCGTCAACGAGGGCCACATGGACGATCTGCCAATGAACAAGATCCAGGCCTTCGAAAAAGCCCTGCACCAGCACTTCCACAGCAACCACGGCCAGCTCATGAGCGACATGGCCGTCAGTGGCGACTGGAACAAGGACATCGAAGAGACCTTCAAGAAGGGTATTGCGGAGTTCAAGAAGACGGGGAGTTGGTGA
- a CDS encoding F0F1 ATP synthase subunit delta, translating into MSNALTLARPYARAAFELAKADQAAAEWSGKLSLAAHIAANDTVQSLINSPKLTAVDRLNLFLPEGENSDSRYGRFLALLEGNQRLSLMPQIAELFDLLRAEDERTLRVRVRSAMPIDAVQQQELTGALAARFKRVATLDIVIDPELIGGAVVEAGDVVIDGSMRGKLQRLRTELAQ; encoded by the coding sequence ATGAGCAATGCGCTGACACTGGCGCGGCCCTACGCCCGCGCGGCTTTTGAGCTGGCCAAGGCCGATCAGGCCGCCGCCGAGTGGTCGGGCAAGCTGTCGCTGGCCGCGCACATTGCGGCCAACGACACCGTCCAGAGCCTGATCAACAGCCCCAAGCTGACCGCCGTCGACCGGCTGAACCTGTTCCTGCCGGAAGGTGAGAACAGCGACAGTCGCTATGGCCGTTTCCTCGCACTGCTGGAGGGCAATCAGCGCCTGTCGCTGATGCCGCAGATTGCCGAACTGTTCGATTTGCTGCGCGCCGAAGACGAGCGCACCCTCCGGGTGCGCGTGCGCTCGGCGATGCCGATCGACGCCGTGCAGCAGCAGGAACTGACCGGCGCGCTGGCGGCGCGCTTCAAGCGCGTGGCTACGCTGGACATCGTCATCGACCCCGAACTGATCGGTGGCGCGGTGGTCGAGGCCGGCGACGTGGTGATTGATGGTTCGATGCGCGGCAAGCTGCAGCGCCTGCGAACCGAGCTGGCGCAATAA
- a CDS encoding F0F1 ATP synthase subunit B, with product MNINLTLVIQGLAFFATAWVVMKFGWPLINSAIEERQKKIADGLAAAEEGQRALAQASEKQDAVIREARGEAAGIRDRAEKEYSAILDKAKADAIAEGSRQKSVAFAEIATEAHRTRQALAQHVADLAIKGAEHLIRKEIDPKVHQALMDDLIKEIRQ from the coding sequence ATGAATATCAACTTGACCTTGGTCATCCAGGGCCTCGCGTTCTTCGCGACGGCCTGGGTGGTCATGAAGTTCGGCTGGCCGCTGATCAACAGCGCCATCGAAGAGCGACAGAAGAAGATTGCCGACGGTCTGGCCGCTGCCGAAGAAGGGCAGCGCGCACTGGCACAGGCGAGTGAGAAGCAGGATGCGGTGATCCGCGAAGCACGTGGCGAAGCTGCGGGCATCCGTGACCGCGCCGAGAAGGAATACTCGGCCATTCTCGACAAGGCCAAGGCTGATGCGATTGCCGAAGGCAGCCGTCAGAAGTCGGTGGCTTTTGCCGAGATCGCGACTGAAGCTCATCGCACGCGACAGGCACTGGCCCAGCATGTGGCTGATCTGGCGATCAAGGGTGCCGAGCACCTGATCCGCAAGGAAATCGACCCCAAGGTGCATCAGGCACTGATGGACGATCTGATCAAAGAGATCCGCCAATGA
- the atpE gene encoding F0F1 ATP synthase subunit C — MELATVMSYTLIAASLLIGFGALGTAIGFALLGGKFLEGASRQPELAPMLQTKMFIVAGLLDAVPMIGVAIALLLIFANPFLSQLQ, encoded by the coding sequence ATGGAACTCGCAACAGTCATGAGCTACACGCTGATCGCCGCCAGCCTGCTGATCGGTTTCGGCGCCCTCGGCACCGCCATCGGCTTTGCGCTGCTGGGCGGCAAATTCCTGGAAGGCGCTTCGCGTCAGCCGGAACTGGCGCCGATGCTGCAGACCAAGATGTTCATCGTGGCCGGTCTGCTTGACGCCGTGCCGATGATCGGCGTGGCCATTGCGCTGCTGCTGATCTTCGCCAATCCGTTCCTGTCGCAGCTGCAGTAA
- the atpB gene encoding F0F1 ATP synthase subunit A, with protein sequence MTEYIVHHLHHLQIKVGDGAFMTINIDSVFFKFMMIALFLLVFLRVARRSTSGVPGKLQCAIEMVVEMVDGLVKETFHGKSKLVAPLALTIFVLTFLMNFMDMIPVDALPAAGHAAGLSYLRVVPTADLNTTLGMALCVFLLIQYMGIKHKGVGGFFGEFLTAPFGPKIAPANLLLRIIEEAVRPVSLSLRLFGNMYAGELIFILIAVMTLGAALTSGMTYALGSMQFIAGFIWTAFHVLVITLQAFIFMMLTIVYLSMAAEHH encoded by the coding sequence ATGACCGAATACATCGTGCATCACCTGCACCACCTGCAGATCAAGGTCGGTGACGGTGCGTTCATGACCATCAACATCGACAGTGTGTTCTTCAAGTTCATGATGATCGCGCTGTTCCTGCTGGTCTTCCTGCGCGTTGCCCGTCGCTCTACCTCGGGTGTGCCCGGCAAGCTGCAATGCGCCATCGAAATGGTGGTCGAGATGGTCGACGGCCTGGTCAAGGAGACCTTCCACGGCAAGAGCAAGCTGGTGGCACCGTTGGCACTGACCATCTTCGTGCTGACCTTCCTGATGAACTTCATGGACATGATTCCGGTCGACGCCCTGCCGGCCGCCGGTCACGCTGCCGGTCTGAGCTATCTGCGAGTCGTCCCCACCGCCGATCTCAACACCACGCTGGGCATGGCCCTGTGCGTGTTCCTGCTGATCCAGTACATGGGCATCAAGCACAAGGGCGTCGGCGGCTTCTTCGGCGAGTTCCTGACCGCACCGTTTGGCCCGAAGATTGCGCCGGCCAATCTGCTGCTGCGCATCATTGAAGAAGCGGTGCGTCCAGTCTCCTTGAGCCTGCGACTCTTCGGCAACATGTACGCCGGTGAGCTGATCTTCATCCTGATCGCGGTGATGACCCTGGGTGCGGCACTGACCTCGGGCATGACCTACGCACTCGGCTCGATGCAGTTCATCGCCGGCTTCATCTGGACCGCATTCCACGTGCTGGTGATCACGCTGCAGGCCTTCATCTTCATGATGCTGACCATCGTGTATCTCAGCATGGCCGCCGAGCACCACTGA
- a CDS encoding cyclic nucleotide-binding domain-containing protein — MSKSKPVYVDVPAGSFVFREGDAGSDMFIIETGSVEILRRARGETPIATLGPGDFFGEMAILEDQPRFAAVRAATATRLLRIDRAAFADMLRDNFEIAVRIMRKLVARLRRTEEQMQAVQEELDRLKRGTAPSRPGGPVASTFGPAETVKADLSQTRSPPVRRAAPVDPARIGKPIKLVHVASGSEFALNSSKPELLVGRPDPVTGILPEINLGPLDTQRSLSRRHAKVVIEGGMPFLREEVGTTNGTYVNGERLPTGQARPLAIGDTLRFGSVELKVESL; from the coding sequence ATGAGCAAATCGAAACCGGTCTACGTAGACGTGCCCGCCGGCAGTTTCGTTTTCCGCGAAGGCGACGCGGGCAGTGACATGTTCATCATCGAGACCGGCTCGGTCGAGATTCTGCGCCGTGCCCGCGGTGAGACGCCGATCGCGACTTTGGGTCCTGGCGATTTCTTCGGCGAAATGGCCATCCTCGAAGATCAGCCGCGCTTTGCCGCGGTTCGGGCTGCGACGGCCACGCGTCTGTTGCGCATCGACCGCGCCGCCTTTGCCGACATGTTGCGCGACAACTTCGAAATCGCGGTACGCATCATGCGCAAGCTGGTGGCACGCTTGCGACGGACCGAGGAGCAGATGCAGGCGGTTCAGGAAGAACTTGATCGGCTCAAGCGCGGTACTGCGCCTTCCCGGCCTGGCGGACCCGTCGCCAGCACCTTCGGCCCGGCCGAAACGGTCAAGGCCGATCTGTCGCAGACCCGGTCGCCGCCAGTGCGCCGCGCCGCACCGGTCGATCCAGCGCGTATCGGCAAGCCAATCAAGCTGGTGCATGTGGCCAGCGGCAGCGAGTTTGCGCTGAACAGCAGCAAGCCGGAATTGCTGGTGGGTCGGCCCGATCCGGTCACCGGCATCTTGCCCGAGATCAATCTGGGGCCCCTGGATACCCAGCGCAGCCTGTCGCGGCGTCACGCCAAGGTCGTGATCGAGGGCGGCATGCCCTTCTTGCGCGAAGAGGTTGGAACCACCAACGGTACCTACGTCAACGGCGAGCGGCTGCCCACCGGGCAGGCGCGGCCGCTGGCCATAGGTGATACGCTTCGGTTCGGATCGGTGGAGTTGAAGGTGGAGTCCCTGTGA
- a CDS encoding FHA domain-containing protein gives MALDLNSVDLSAVEALAAIKSEQDQLGERLKTMESKRSQVSAEVYQRVHSDYRKRQAELMSQAAPLIQKAGESYRALRMELIELESAFKTAQLDREEVDFRHALGEFDEKELANRVKAVDARIAEHGKARTRALALKERFLAVVTQESDLDTSDEDTARMEAIPASVAQGDSAATVIAAPIKDAAPKGDPDATLVAPLPPLKPVPPPAAVVSAATPPPAPAVKRPRNPDATVVFRQGRLEPRNAEAGSVVQTLGLKPISIGSDSACDLQLTAPGIAKRQLEITMTRAGFCVRDVAANGAVKINGEMVQERVLAESDTLSVGPAQFNFRLL, from the coding sequence ATGGCTCTGGATTTGAATTCGGTGGATCTCAGTGCCGTCGAGGCGCTGGCAGCGATCAAGTCCGAGCAGGACCAGCTCGGAGAGCGACTGAAGACCATGGAGAGCAAGCGTTCCCAGGTCTCTGCCGAGGTCTACCAGCGCGTCCACTCCGACTACCGCAAGCGTCAGGCTGAACTGATGTCTCAGGCGGCGCCTCTGATTCAAAAGGCGGGCGAGTCCTACCGCGCCTTGCGCATGGAATTGATTGAGCTGGAATCGGCCTTCAAGACGGCGCAGCTTGACCGTGAGGAAGTCGATTTTCGCCACGCCCTCGGCGAGTTCGACGAGAAGGAGCTGGCCAACCGCGTCAAGGCCGTCGATGCGCGCATCGCCGAGCACGGCAAGGCGCGGACCCGGGCTTTGGCGTTGAAGGAGCGCTTCCTTGCCGTTGTCACCCAGGAGTCGGATCTCGATACCAGCGACGAAGACACCGCGCGGATGGAGGCGATTCCGGCTTCTGTTGCACAGGGCGACTCTGCAGCGACGGTAATTGCCGCGCCGATCAAGGATGCCGCGCCCAAGGGTGATCCGGATGCCACGCTGGTGGCGCCGCTGCCGCCCCTGAAGCCTGTGCCGCCGCCAGCGGCAGTTGTCAGCGCGGCGACGCCGCCGCCTGCGCCAGCGGTCAAGCGACCGCGCAATCCGGATGCCACCGTGGTATTCCGCCAGGGCCGACTGGAGCCGCGCAATGCCGAAGCCGGGTCGGTGGTGCAGACACTGGGTCTGAAGCCGATCAGCATTGGCAGCGATTCGGCCTGCGATCTGCAGTTGACAGCGCCCGGGATTGCCAAGCGCCAGCTGGAGATCACGATGACCCGCGCCGGATTCTGCGTGCGTGACGTGGCTGCCAACGGCGCAGTCAAGATCAATGGCGAGATGGTGCAAGAACGCGTGTTGGCTGAGAGTGATACCCTTTCGGTCGGCCCCGCCCAGTTCAACTTTAGACTGTTATGA
- a CDS encoding anti-sigma factor antagonist (This anti-anti-sigma factor, or anti-sigma factor antagonist, belongs to a family that includes characterized members SpoIIAA, RsbV, RsfA, and RsfB.), whose product MALDIGSETHGDFRVLRLNGRLDTETSADFELAAHDLTSAGENKFIVDLAGISYVSSAGLRVLLALAKQMSNGGSLRLCGLAPSVRQVFDLSGFSKLFSIAPDLNAALAEGGVTAASPTPALSNAAADLLGATQAPTSPSTSPAASPQVGRQAADLLGAKSAPKPGLIARILAWFKGQ is encoded by the coding sequence ATGGCGCTAGATATCGGCAGCGAAACCCACGGAGACTTCCGAGTGCTCCGTCTGAACGGCCGTCTCGACACTGAGACTTCCGCTGATTTCGAACTCGCAGCGCACGACCTGACGTCTGCGGGGGAGAACAAGTTCATCGTCGACCTGGCCGGCATCAGCTACGTCAGCAGTGCCGGTCTGCGCGTCTTGCTGGCATTGGCCAAACAGATGAGCAATGGCGGCAGTCTGAGGCTATGTGGTCTGGCGCCGAGCGTGCGTCAGGTGTTTGATCTGTCCGGATTCAGCAAGCTGTTTTCCATCGCCCCCGATCTGAACGCCGCGCTGGCAGAGGGTGGGGTCACTGCTGCGTCCCCGACACCGGCGCTCAGCAATGCCGCGGCAGACCTGCTGGGCGCTACCCAGGCGCCAACGTCGCCATCTACATCGCCCGCGGCCAGTCCGCAGGTGGGTCGTCAGGCGGCCGATTTGCTGGGTGCGAAGTCGGCGCCCAAGCCCGGCTTGATCGCGCGCATCCTGGCCTGGTTCAAAGGCCAATGA